The Bacteroidota bacterium region ATAAGATTATAAATTTGGTTACAGTATACGGAAGGATTATCAAAATTATTTTTATTTGAAAACCTATGAGCTAATTGCCCCCCTCCGCATAATTCTTTAATTTCACATTCTAGACAATTTTTAGATAAATAATCATCAGAATGAGCATAATAATAATTTTTAAATAGATTATCTTTAAATAGATCATCTAACTCATTTCTATCTACATTTAAATTAGTTCTCGTAAATCCATTACCACATATCCTTAATGAGTCAACAGCTTCAATATCACCATTTGTTTTTACTGTTAAAACGGCATTTTCATTTGTTCCAAACATCTCGTTACCTAATTCAGTATATCCCAAAATTTTCTGACAAAGGAAATTGAATGGACGAAACATGGGTCTAGTTTCTGTATCATCATACCATAAGTCAAACAGTTTGATTAACCATTCACCAACTTTAGGAATATCATTGGGGTCTTGAACTTGATCATAATTCAAATCTGGAAATAAAAAACTTCCATGAGTAATCCCTATTTTTTTAAAATGTTCATATACTTTAATAGGCTCCTCTTTGGTGTTTATAACACTTAAAATGGCAACTTCATTATAACTATCTTTTAAAGTTTCAATTCCTTTTAAGATATCAGTATATGCAGAGGTTTTATCTTTTCTGTATACTCTATTTTCATTTGCAAATGGTGTCCCGTCCATGCTTACCCCAATATTAATTTTTAATCTTTTAAACAAATCACACCATTCTTCATTTAATAATGTACCATTAGTTTGCAGAGCAAAATCTATTTTTATATCTGTAATAATTTTGTTTGCTAATTCAATAAAATCAGAATAAAATTTTTTGCCTACCAATAACGGTTCACCACCGTGAAAAATTAACAGAAACGTTTTAAGATTATGCTTTTTTATATGATTATTCAATCTATAAAGGAGTTTTTCAGATGTTCTTAGATCAAGAAAGGAAGGTTCTTTCTTAAAAGATTTATCTCCTTTGTTAAATACGTAACAATAACTACAATTTAGGTTACATTTACTTGTAACTTTTAAAACCAAATTTTCTAATTTCATATTAAAATGTATTTAAAAAACAGGGTTATTTTTACATAACCCTGTTAAATTAAGATTATTTTCTTACATAGGTAGTATCAGGATATGCCACATTATCATATTTAGGAGGTTGAAGTGAAGTACCTCCTTTAAAATTTGCAAGTGACCTTTTTGATAACAATTCAAAAATTTCTGATGAGTGTTTTTTTAACTCACTTCTTGTTAAAGAAACTTTTTTCATGATTATAATTTTATTAAATATTAGTCTACTCGTTACCCTTTTCGACTTCCGGGACATAAAATTATGGCCATTAATTATTATTGCATTACAAATTTTATTATTTACACTCTGATATTTTCGGAGTATAAAATAATTACTCAATTTTTTTCTTTTTAAAGGTAAATACAAAAAAACAAGGTTCTTCATAACAATAAGATTCTAAATATTTATTATAATAGATTGGAGCACCGTATTTTTTCATAAAAGCAAGCGTCTGATAAATGACTGATTCGGACAAGCTCAATCTATTAGCTAATTCTTTTGGAGTCCCAGTTGCTTGTAATCTAATTAATTGATCGATTCTTTCAATTCTTTGCAAATATCTCACAATACTCATAACTGTAGTATTTAAAAAGTCCTCTTCATTAAAATTTATTATATTACAATGACAGGCAAATATGATTATTTTTAGTACATGTATTAATTCGTCAAAAGAGCATTTTAGGCATGATAACATGTCTAAAACAATCTTATTATTGTTTTAATTTAAAATATAAACATCAAATAGTTTATTAGATACTAATTTGTAAACTATAAATGATTAATCCAAATTTTAACAAAATATTTTATTAACAAAATATTACTTACTAGCTGCTTTTGATTGTAATTTCCATATAATCTGCCCTTGCAGGTTAGAATCTTTAGGAAATAAAAAAAAATCCAGAAAGACCTGTGTATATTCCAGATGATTTGACTATCCACCGAACTTTTTTGAACGTATAAATTCACTTTTATTTGAATTGGGACGTTCAATAATACATATATATTTAATAATGTGCATAGTATGCAACAAATATTCCGAACTTTATTCCGAACTTTTAATTATCCAATAACCAGTTTTACGAGAACCTTTTCGTTCAATTAATCCAATATCTTTAAGGCTTTCGATAATTTTTTCAACTGCCCTGCTTGAAATCCCAATTGAAACAGCTAGTTCGGAAGCTGTAATATGAGGATTATTCCGAATTAAGTTTACGACCTTTTCCGAACTTTCGTTTAGTTTTGTTAAAGTATTGTCAATTTTAGATTTCACATTATTAAAATCATGTGTTCCTTTAAAAGCTGGATGAATCAGAAAATCAACTTCAAAAAAAGTGCGCTTTTCATCGAAATCAAAAACAGGCTAAGGCGAACCA contains the following coding sequences:
- a CDS encoding radical SAM protein encodes the protein MKLENLVLKVTSKCNLNCSYCYVFNKGDKSFKKEPSFLDLRTSEKLLYRLNNHIKKHNLKTFLLIFHGGEPLLVGKKFYSDFIELANKIITDIKIDFALQTNGTLLNEEWCDLFKRLKINIGVSMDGTPFANENRVYRKDKTSAYTDILKGIETLKDSYNEVAILSVINTKEEPIKVYEHFKKIGITHGSFLFPDLNYDQVQDPNDIPKVGEWLIKLFDLWYDDTETRPMFRPFNFLCQKILGYTELGNEMFGTNENAVLTVKTNGDIEAVDSLRICGNGFTRTNLNVDRNELDDLFKDNLFKNYYYAHSDDYLSKNCLECEIKELCGGGQLAHRFSNKNNFDNPSVYCNQIYNLIRHIQNRLLADLPENIINDCKIEKIGYYENV
- a CDS encoding HTH domain-containing protein, producing MSIVRYLQRIERIDQLIRLQATGTPKELANRLSLSESVIYQTLAFMKKYGAPIYYNKYLESYCYEEPCFFVFTFKKKKIE